One window from the genome of Penaeus monodon isolate SGIC_2016 chromosome 4, NSTDA_Pmon_1, whole genome shotgun sequence encodes:
- the LOC119572494 gene encoding carbohydrate sulfotransferase 3-like has product MASVGRPLYKKYSVKLLLLLLIVVLVTHHFMAGVLTQTTQRRDANWNSNNSQIVKVKEDCDRKIPLTSEDQKESSIVTEKIQRTKDNQAEQAVRTEETENTIRYTTRAPSSRDKSQGNGTQDQTNEDSRTATARPAAAPEPPKVRHPPNVLLLSSMGRSGSSFLGGLLNSQPKSFYIFEPLHRLEAWGLLSDAVARETFTQIVSCNFTGSLLDGLASEPDFAIRTPSAYSCKHTKKANQTCFDAKKLKQACDKLPIKIIKTIRTRVAWLEPLLRDPKANLLAIHLVRDPRASIISAIEREWNVRPERKCRELEDDLLSGLQLDKLLPGRYMTVRYEDLCEDPYKMARVIFSFLGYKTLPLSTLRYMIGSAGSRR; this is encoded by the exons ATGGCAAGCGTAGGCAGACCGCTATACAAAAAGTACAGCGTCAAGCTACTGTTACTACTCCTAATCGTAGTTTTAGTCACACACCACTTCATGGCCGGCGTACTAACTCAGACTACACAGCGCAGAGATGCGAACTGGAATTCAAACAACAGTCAAATAGTAAAGGTTAAAGAAGACTGTGATCGGAAGATTCCACTGACATCCGAAGATCAAAAAGAAAGCTCTATAGTTACAGAGAAGATACAGAGAACTAAAGATAATCAAGCGGAGCAGGCAGTACGAACGGAGGAGACAGAGAACACGATCAGATATACGACCAGAG CACCATCGTCTCGAGATAAATCCCAGGGAAATGGGACACAAGACCAGACTAATGAAGACAGCAGAACTGCAACAGCACGCCCTGCGGCCGCCCCAGAACCGCCGAAGGTCCGCCACCCTCCAAACGTCCTCCTCCTGAGTTCGATGGGTCGCAGCGGGTCGAGCTTCCTGGGCGGCCTCCTGAACTCTCAGCCCAAGTCCTTCTACATCTTCGAGCCGCTGCACCGTCTGGAGGCGTGGGGCTTGCTGTCAGACGCCGTGGCGCGGGAGACCTTCACGCAAATCGTCAGCTGCAACTTCACCGGCTCTCTCCTCGATGGGTTGGCGTCGGAACCGGACTTCGCCATCCGCACTCCTTCCGCTTACTcttgcaaacacacaaaaaaggcaaACCAGACCTGTTTCGACGCCAAAAAACTGAAGCAAGCGTGTGACAAACTGCCCATTAAAATCATCAAGACTATTAGAACGAGAGTGGCGTGGTTGGAGCCCCTCCTGCGGGACCCGAAGGCTAATCTCCTGGCCATCCACTTGGTGCGGGATCCGAGGGCGTCTATCATATCGGCCATCGAGCGGGAGTGGAACGTAAGGCCCGAGAGGAAGTGCAGGGAGTTGGAGGACGACCTGCTCAGCGGTCTCCAGCTCGACAAGTTACTGCCGGGAAG GTACATGACAGTGCGTTATGAGGACCTGTGTGAAGACCCCTACAAGATGGCGCGCgtcatcttctccttcttggGATATAAAACACTGCCCCTGTCGACGCTCAGGTACATGATCGGATCTGCAGGCAGTAGAAGATAG